In Geobacillus kaustophilus, a genomic segment contains:
- the hutG gene encoding formimidoylglutamase has translation MYQPPDAFRWTGRIDSVSDERAFRLHQRIRLLNLSQPLEPVERAAAFIGFACDEGVRRNQGRQGAKEAPAAIKAALARLPWHLPEGVVVYDAGDVVCVDEQLEQSQAELGTMVARLLRSGIAPIVIGGGHETAYGHYLGVREALGPASMIGIINIDAHFDLRPYDDGPTSGTMFRQILDQDERASYFCLGIQLLGNTTALFAAAEKYGCWYMMEDKLTAGPIEAAYAQIEEFAAHHDAVMFTICMDAISAAAAPGVSAPSPFGLAPSLARALIRRIVSHPNTVSVDLCEVNPLFDEGGKTLALAAAFCMEALLHFQRLQPRR, from the coding sequence ATGTATCAACCGCCAGACGCCTTCCGTTGGACGGGGCGGATTGACAGCGTGAGCGATGAGCGGGCGTTTCGCCTTCATCAGCGCATTCGCTTGCTCAATTTGTCGCAGCCATTGGAGCCGGTGGAACGAGCGGCGGCATTCATCGGGTTTGCATGCGACGAGGGAGTGCGCCGCAACCAAGGCCGCCAAGGGGCGAAAGAGGCTCCGGCCGCCATTAAAGCGGCGCTGGCGCGGCTGCCTTGGCATCTTCCGGAGGGGGTGGTCGTCTATGACGCAGGCGATGTCGTTTGCGTTGATGAACAACTCGAACAAAGCCAGGCGGAACTTGGAACGATGGTCGCCCGCCTGTTGCGAAGCGGCATTGCGCCTATTGTGATCGGCGGCGGGCATGAGACGGCGTACGGCCATTACTTAGGCGTTCGCGAAGCGCTCGGTCCAGCGTCAATGATCGGCATCATCAACATTGACGCCCATTTCGATTTGCGTCCATACGATGACGGTCCGACATCGGGGACGATGTTTCGGCAAATATTGGATCAAGACGAACGAGCCAGCTACTTCTGCCTTGGCATTCAACTGCTCGGCAACACGACGGCGCTGTTTGCGGCGGCCGAGAAGTACGGCTGCTGGTACATGATGGAAGACAAGCTGACCGCAGGGCCGATTGAGGCCGCCTATGCACAAATCGAGGAGTTTGCCGCTCATCACGATGCCGTGATGTTCACCATTTGCATGGACGCCATCAGCGCCGCGGCCGCGCCGGGAGTGAGCGCGCCGTCGCCGTTTGGACTCGCTCCGTCTTTGGCGCGCGCCCTCATCCGCCGGATCGTCTCCCATCCGAACACCGTCAGCGTCGACCTTTGCGAAGTCAACCCGCTCTTTGATGAAGGCGGAAAAACGCTGGCGTTGGCCGCCGCCTTCTGCATGGAAGCGC
- a CDS encoding PaaI family thioesterase: protein MKPMTNLHDVIAGQSAPPPCDKSLGVRLTEARDGCAKGVWTISESLLNGNGVIMGGFVGAAADILMAYAVTTLLRDDQMHASINLQTTFHRPVAAGEAEIEARVEKLGKTVAYVTAIVRQNGKDVASATSSVLIMDKP, encoded by the coding sequence ATGAAGCCAATGACCAACTTGCACGATGTCATCGCCGGTCAAAGCGCGCCGCCGCCGTGCGACAAGTCGCTTGGCGTCCGCTTGACGGAAGCCCGAGACGGCTGTGCGAAAGGCGTATGGACGATCAGCGAATCGCTGCTCAACGGCAACGGGGTGATTATGGGCGGATTTGTCGGAGCGGCGGCGGACATTCTCATGGCTTATGCGGTGACGACCTTGCTTCGCGATGACCAAATGCACGCCTCCATTAACTTGCAGACGACGTTTCACCGCCCGGTGGCGGCTGGAGAAGCCGAAATCGAGGCGCGAGTAGAAAAATTAGGGAAAACTGTTGCCTATGTGACCGCCATCGTGCGGCAAAACGGCAAAGACGTGGCGAGCGCGACATCATCGGTGCTGATTATGGATAAACCGTGA
- a CDS encoding PaaI family thioesterase, whose protein sequence is MEPQVIHAIQDDYPDEFAWCYGCGRLNEHGHHFRTGWQGDKTVTVYTPRPEHTAIPGFVYGGLIASLIDCHGTGSAALALHRKNGHEPGSGETPPRFVTASLHVDFVKPTPHGAPLVAVGTVTEIHPKKWQVDTEVFANGELCARGQVVAVVMPKTFVRA, encoded by the coding sequence ATGGAGCCGCAAGTTATTCACGCCATTCAAGACGACTATCCGGATGAATTTGCCTGGTGCTACGGCTGCGGGCGGCTGAATGAACACGGCCACCATTTCCGCACCGGATGGCAAGGGGACAAGACGGTGACGGTGTATACGCCGCGCCCGGAGCATACAGCGATTCCTGGGTTTGTGTACGGCGGGCTGATCGCCTCGCTTATTGACTGTCATGGGACAGGATCAGCGGCGTTGGCGTTGCATCGGAAAAACGGCCATGAACCAGGGAGCGGGGAAACGCCGCCGCGCTTTGTCACGGCGTCGCTTCACGTTGATTTCGTCAAGCCGACGCCGCACGGCGCGCCGCTTGTCGCCGTCGGGACGGTGACAGAAATTCATCCGAAAAAATGGCAAGTTGATACGGAAGTGTTCGCCAACGGCGAACTGTGCGCCCGCGGCCAAGTCGTGGCCGTCGTCATGCCGAAAACGTTTGTCCGCGCCTAA
- a CDS encoding VOC family protein, producing the protein MAVKKFEHVGIQVKDIETSKEFYQNVVGLELLSEMIHTNGTMKLAFLGIDGSIIVELIEGYNPNLPTEGKVHHVAFTVENIEQEKERLKSLGVPLVWDDITTLPNGAKYLFFLGPDGEWIEFYEPGR; encoded by the coding sequence ATGGCAGTTAAAAAGTTCGAGCATGTCGGCATTCAAGTGAAAGACATTGAGACATCGAAGGAGTTTTATCAAAATGTCGTCGGCCTTGAGCTGTTAAGCGAGATGATCCATACGAACGGAACGATGAAACTGGCGTTTTTAGGAATTGACGGCTCGATCATCGTCGAGTTGATCGAAGGGTACAACCCGAACTTGCCGACGGAAGGAAAAGTGCACCATGTCGCTTTTACGGTCGAGAACATTGAACAAGAGAAAGAACGGCTCAAGTCGCTCGGTGTCCCGCTTGTTTGGGACGACATTACGACGCTTCCGAACGGGGCGAAATATTTGTTTTTCCTTGGCCCGGATGGGGAATGGATCGAGTTTTACGAGCCGGGACGATAA